CACCCCAGCACCAAGACAAATGTGCCAGGTGTGTTCGCCGTCGGTGACCTCGTGGACAACCACTACCAGCAGGCAATCACTGCGGCTGGTTCCGGTTGCCGCGGAGCCATCGACGCCGAACACTACCTGGCAGCACTGAATTCTTAAAGGAGCATTTACTCATGTCAAACGCTATTGCTTTAACCCAGGACACGTTCAAGAGCACTGTTATTGACTCGGATAAGCCAGTGTTGGTTGATTTTTGGGCAGAGTGGTGCGGGCCGTGCAAGAAGCTCGGTCCTATCATCGACGAGATCGCGGAAGAGCTTGGCGACGAAGTCGTGGTAGCCAAGGTTGACGTTGATGCGGAACGCAATCTCGGTGCAATGTTCCAGATCATGTCTATTCCCACGGTTTTGATCTTCAAGGACGGCCAGAAGGTTTCCGAATTCGTGGGAGTTCGTCCGAAATCTGAAATCGTGGCAAAGCTGCGTTCTTTTCTATGACTGCTAAACTTTCCTAAGTTATGCATTTAGCGA
The sequence above is drawn from the Corynebacterium rouxii genome and encodes:
- the trxA gene encoding thioredoxin; the encoded protein is MSNAIALTQDTFKSTVIDSDKPVLVDFWAEWCGPCKKLGPIIDEIAEELGDEVVVAKVDVDAERNLGAMFQIMSIPTVLIFKDGQKVSEFVGVRPKSEIVAKLRSFL